A region of the Pseudomonas asiatica genome:
GGGCAGGCGCCACCACCGGGGTTGGCGGGCGGAAGTCGTGCTGCTGAGCCGGCACATGGTCGGGCTGGCTGACCGGCGGCACGCTCGAGGGGCCAAGGAAGTCGAACAGGTCAGGCAGCGTGTCGTGGTTCGACGCACCTTGCAGGAACGCAGCCGGCGCACCGGAAATCGGCGGGGCGGGAACGGCCGGGGCCGCCACCTGGTTGGCCATCAGCGCCTCGAAACTGTGTACCTGGGGTTCGCCCTCCAGGGCGCCAGGCAGGTTCGCGTCGATGCGCGCCTGTATCTCGTATTCCCCAATACGGATAACTTCGCCATCCAGCAACTGCTCACTGTTACCGCGACGCAAGCGAATACCGGCACGAACTAATTCCACACCGTTCGTACTGTCATCGGTCAAAAAATATCGCCCTTCCTTGAACTGGATCACACAATGCCGGGCCGATACCAATCGCTCGGGGTCAGGAAGTACCCAGTCATTTTCCGCCGCACGGCCAAGCGTGATGGCACCGGTTTCCAGCCGCATCTCCGGGCATTGCCCGGGAGTAATCTTGTGGTAACTAGTGATAGTTAGGCAAAGTGCCATCACGCCTCCATGCATCCATTTAAAACATCGATCCATCCATTTGAGTTGTTTTCCCACAACCACTCAAATACAGCTGTACCCCTTGATTCACGGGGGCTTCGTGCGCACAACCGAACGTACGACGGCTATTCAACGCTAATGCCGAGGCTAACCGAATGGAATCGGACGAGTGGTGCTCGGTAACTGCCAACGGATTCACAGCTGGCACTCGGGGGCGCGTAGCTTACCTTGACACTCGCGAATAAATAAACCATAAATGCGCAACTTCGAAGTGCCAAAATAATATCACCATGATATCACCCCGGCACTCTTTGGAAAGTTTGTGCGCCAGTTCACACTTGCAACTTCGCACAACAACACGCCCTCACCAAGGGCCGATATGGAGATCGAATTCTGGTGAACGCATCGCCGCTGCTCGCCGCTGTTTCCGCTGACTTTCCCTGCGGCGATGACCTCGAATATGACGCCGAGTTTCTGCAACTGGAGCGTGACGCCCAGGGCCGCCCCGAGCGCGTCATGGGCGACGCCGTCCAGCCTGCCGAGCCACCACAGTGGCGCGATATCGAGCAGGCAAGCACGACCTTGCTGCAACGCAGCAAGGACCTGCGCATCACCCATTTCCTGCTTCAGGCCAACCTGGCCCTGCACGGCCTCCCAGGGCTTGCCGCCAGCCTGGAACTGATCCGCGATCTGCTCGGCGAGTACTGGCTGCACCTGCACCCACAACTGGACGCCGCCGACGACAACGACCCTACGGTACGGGTCAACGCCCTCGCCGGCCTGGCCTGCGACACCAACATCGCGCTGCTGCGTGATGCCGTGCTGGTGCGCTCCCGTGCCTTTGGCCCGGTCACCCTGCGCGCGGCACTGCACGCCGCAGGCGTGCAGCATTTCGCCAGCGAACAGCTCAGCGCCGAGGAACTGGCCGCCGCCCTGCGTGACGCCGACCCCGACCAGCTGCAGCAATGCCAAGAGGCGCTGCGGCTGGCCCGCGAGGCGGTGGACGCCATCGAGAGCCGGGTCAACGACCAGGTCGGTTCGGCCAGCGGTATCGATTTGTCAGCCTTGCGCCAGCCGCTGCGCCAGGTGCAGCAGGTACTGGCTGACTACTGCCCCGACGGGGCGGGCCCAGCCCCGCAAGCCGATGACACGCCGGCTGCCGAGCGCGATGACGAGCGGCAGGCGACCGCCAGTGCCGCCCCGGGCACACGGCCGGCTGCCCGCCCTGGTGAAGTCAACAGCCGCGAAGACGTGCAGCAGAGCCTTGACCGCCTGCTGCAGTACTACGCCCGCCACGAACCATCAAGCCCGCTGCCGGTACTGCTGCACCGGGCGAAGAAGCTGGTCCATGCCGATTTCGCAACCATTGTGCGCGACCTGATCCCCGATGGCTGGTCGCAATTCGAGAACCTGCGCGGCCCCGAGGACAACTGACGTCCTCGGCCCGCATCAACACCGACGCCCGCAACGAACAGCGCCGCCGTACCGGCGACCAGGAGGAACAACGTGGCGAAAGACAGCTCCCAGAAATTCATCGCGCGCAACCGTGCGCCGCGGGTGCAGATCGAATATGACGTCGAGCTCTACGGCGCCGAGAAGAAAGTCCAGTTGCCGTTCGTCATGGGCGTGCTGTCGGACCTTGCCGGCAAGCCGGCCGAACCGCTGCCAGCGGTGGCCGAGCGCAAGTTCCTGGAAATCGACGTTGACAACTTCGACTCGCGCCTGAAGGCGATGAAGCCACGCGTGGCCTTCAACGTGCCCAACGAACTGACCGGCGAAGGCAACCTGAGCCTGGACATCACCTTCGAGAGCATGGACGACTTCAGCCCGGCCGCCGTGGCGCGCAAGGTCGACGCCCTCAACCAGCTGCTCGAGGCCCGCACCCAATTGGCCAACCTGCTGACCTACATGGACGGCAAGACCGGTGCCGAGGACATCATCCTCAAGGCCATCAAGGACCCGGCCCTGCTGCAAGCCCTGGCCAGTGCACCGAAACCCGTCGACAACGAGCCCAAGGCCTGAGGAGACAGCCCATGAACGATCCATTGCGC
Encoded here:
- the tssB gene encoding type VI secretion system contractile sheath small subunit gives rise to the protein MAKDSSQKFIARNRAPRVQIEYDVELYGAEKKVQLPFVMGVLSDLAGKPAEPLPAVAERKFLEIDVDNFDSRLKAMKPRVAFNVPNELTGEGNLSLDITFESMDDFSPAAVARKVDALNQLLEARTQLANLLTYMDGKTGAEDIILKAIKDPALLQALASAPKPVDNEPKA
- the tssA gene encoding type VI secretion system protein TssA translates to MNASPLLAAVSADFPCGDDLEYDAEFLQLERDAQGRPERVMGDAVQPAEPPQWRDIEQASTTLLQRSKDLRITHFLLQANLALHGLPGLAASLELIRDLLGEYWLHLHPQLDAADDNDPTVRVNALAGLACDTNIALLRDAVLVRSRAFGPVTLRAALHAAGVQHFASEQLSAEELAAALRDADPDQLQQCQEALRLAREAVDAIESRVNDQVGSASGIDLSALRQPLRQVQQVLADYCPDGAGPAPQADDTPAAERDDERQATASAAPGTRPAARPGEVNSREDVQQSLDRLLQYYARHEPSSPLPVLLHRAKKLVHADFATIVRDLIPDGWSQFENLRGPEDN